The window CCTGGTACCGTAACTATAAGGGCTTTGGAAAATGGCTTGTCGACCTGTGTACGGACACTATGCATATGTGTACGCAAAGCATCACTACTTGGAATATCTTGCCCCCATATCTTTTCCTCAAGCTCGGTTTTACTGACTACCCGAGGCGAGGCACTCATTAACGTATGCAAGACCTTAAACCCTATCGGTGTCAGTTTTATCAGTCGATCTTCTCGCTTCACATTATGCTCATTAGGATTTAAAAACAATGCCCCTACGGTAAGGTTGTGCTGAAAATGTTCATCTTGATCACGTCGTATCAAGGCTTTGATACGGGCTTCTAATTCGACTAGTGAGAACGGTTTAACCAGATAATCATCGGCACCACTATCAAACCCTGCCACCTTATCCATAATAGTGTCACGTGCTGTGAGCATTAATACTGGAGTCTTATTATGCAGATCTTCTCTAAGCTTTTTGCATAATTTGGTGCCATTTATACCTGGGAGCATTACGTCCAACAATATAACGTCATAACGATTGCTTGACGCCAGTGCCAAGCCGCTAAGTCCATTATGAGCATTGTCTAGCTCAAAACCTTTTGGCTCAAAAAAAGCATAAATATTTGCCACAATATCGGGATTATCTTCAATAACGAGTATTTTGTACATAATTGCCACCATCTCAAAAAAGCTTAGCTATAATAAAAGAATGTTTAATTAGCAGATTCAAAAAAAGTGGGTGCTGCTGTAACTTCTTGAGTAGTAATACCAAAAAAGCTCAGTAAAGTTGGCGTAATAAAATCATGAGATACCGGCTGATTGGTCATATCAGATAGACTGTCAGAATTAATACTATTGTCTTTGGGAGACCAGATAATTACTGGTACCTGCTTTTGGGCATTTGGCGCAATACTGTAGGGAAGGCCATGCAAATAGATGTTGTTTTCACCCAAACTCTCCCCATGATCACTAATATATACCATCACCACATCATAATCTTGCTGATAGGGTTTTAGCGTATCGATAACGGTATTTAAAAAGTAATCGGTATAACGAATCGCATTGTCATAACCATTGATGACGGACTGGGCATCACATTTTGAAAGCTCGTTAGTCATACATACCGGCTTGTATTCCTCAAACGCTTTGGGATAGCGTTTGTAATAAGCAGGGCCATGATTACCCATCTGATGCAATAAAATTAGCGTATCTTTTGGTGCTGCGTCTGACTTTACTAACTTATCAAAACCGTCAAGCATACCAATATCTCGACATTCACTATCGCAATTAGGATTTACCTCGGGGGTTTTATAGTCCTCAAAAGTCACTCGGTCTGCCACACCTTTAGAGTTAGAGTTATTGTCTCGCCAAATAACATTAACGCCTTGCTTATTTAACGTATCAAGCACATTTTCGTTATACTCAGCAGTATCGACATCGTAGTCTTCTCTATTGGCATAACTGAACATGCAAGGCACCGAATACGCTGTAGATGTCCCGCAAGAAGTCGCATCTTTAAAACTATAAATATCTGGTTGGCTGGCGAGTAGTGGCATCGTATCGCGCTTATAGCCATTCAAGCCAATATGATCAGCGCGAACCGTTTCTCCTACTACAAATACCATTAGCTTAGGCT of the Psychrobacter sp. LV10R520-6 genome contains:
- a CDS encoding response regulator transcription factor; this translates as MYKILVIEDNPDIVANIYAFFEPKGFELDNAHNGLSGLALASSNRYDVILLDVMLPGINGTKLCKKLREDLHNKTPVLMLTARDTIMDKVAGFDSGADDYLVKPFSLVELEARIKALIRRDQDEHFQHNLTVGALFLNPNEHNVKREDRLIKLTPIGFKVLHTLMSASPRVVSKTELEEKIWGQDIPSSDALRTHMHSVRTQVDKPFSKALIVTVPGVGYQIIDL
- a CDS encoding phosphoethanolamine transferase, which translates into the protein MSIPQALSINVTKADSKNGYISKFYHREINLNYLIIVVALYLVATANIGFFKQVLTVYPFADNIGFIVSLTGLLFGLMWLLFQLLCYRPTAKVVLIAMVIIAAICGYFTDAYGTIFDRNMLVNSLQTDQAEAMGLMAPSLIIRLLLLGVLPAFIISKIRLKRPSWRRAILQKTATLILSIALIAVCLLPFGDQYASFFRQHKLVRSYTNPITPIYSVVKLGMDYMDELNRPDTMTAHAVDAKRTNTVGNAKPKLMVFVVGETVRADHIGLNGYKRDTMPLLASQPDIYSFKDATSCGTSTAYSVPCMFSYANREDYDVDTAEYNENVLDTLNKQGVNVIWRDNNSNSKGVADRVTFEDYKTPEVNPNCDSECRDIGMLDGFDKLVKSDAAPKDTLILLHQMGNHGPAYYKRYPKAFEEYKPVCMTNELSKCDAQSVINGYDNAIRYTDYFLNTVIDTLKPYQQDYDVVMVYISDHGESLGENNIYLHGLPYSIAPNAQKQVPVIIWSPKDNSINSDSLSDMTNQPVSHDFITPTLLSFFGITTQEVTAAPTFFESAN